In the genome of Nonlabens sp. MB-3u-79, one region contains:
- a CDS encoding glycine--tRNA ligase, with protein MANNNDDQFKKVLSHAKEYGYVFQSSEIYDGLSAVYDYGQNGVELKKNIREYWWQAMTQLNQDIVGIDTAIFMHPTVWKASGHVDAFNDPLIDNKDSKKRYRADVLVEDYCEKNLQKAEKEVAKAAKRFGEDFDAAMYRETNPRVMGYMKNATEPTARLAELLQAEDLAGVKALIEELEIADPDTGSKNWTDVRQFNLMFGTKIGASADTATELFLRPETAQGIFVNFSNVQKSGRMKIPFGIAQTGKAFRNEIVARQFIFRQREFEQMEMQYFVKPGTELEWFEIWKEKRMAWHRSLGMGDENYRFHDHEKMAHYANAATDIEFDFPFGFKELEGIHSRTDFDLKAHEEHSGKKLQFFDHEENKNYVPYVLETSIGLDRMFLAVFSNSLQDEKLEDGSERTVLKLPAVLAPIKAAILPLLKKDGLPEIANEIIDELKWSIKVQYDEKDAIGRRYRRQDANGTPYCVTVDHDTKEDHAVTVRDRDTMTQERVAIKELKNYLESRVSMSTWLRKI; from the coding sequence ATGGCAAACAACAACGACGATCAGTTTAAAAAAGTACTCTCCCATGCAAAAGAGTACGGATATGTGTTTCAATCTAGTGAAATTTATGACGGTTTAAGTGCTGTTTACGATTACGGACAGAATGGAGTCGAGTTAAAGAAAAATATCAGAGAGTACTGGTGGCAGGCAATGACGCAGCTCAATCAAGATATTGTAGGTATAGACACGGCTATTTTTATGCATCCTACGGTATGGAAAGCTTCTGGTCATGTAGACGCGTTTAACGATCCATTGATTGACAATAAAGATTCTAAAAAACGCTACCGTGCTGATGTGCTGGTAGAAGATTATTGCGAGAAAAACCTTCAAAAGGCTGAAAAAGAAGTTGCTAAAGCAGCAAAACGTTTTGGTGAAGACTTTGATGCAGCGATGTATCGGGAGACCAATCCGCGAGTGATGGGTTATATGAAAAACGCTACAGAACCTACGGCAAGACTAGCAGAATTGCTACAAGCTGAAGATCTTGCTGGTGTAAAAGCGCTCATAGAAGAACTAGAAATAGCAGATCCTGATACAGGTTCTAAGAATTGGACAGACGTACGCCAGTTCAACCTAATGTTCGGTACTAAAATAGGTGCCAGTGCTGATACTGCTACTGAATTATTTTTAAGACCAGAAACGGCGCAGGGAATTTTTGTCAACTTTTCGAATGTTCAAAAATCTGGACGTATGAAAATTCCGTTTGGAATTGCACAAACGGGAAAGGCTTTTAGAAACGAGATTGTTGCTCGCCAATTTATCTTCCGTCAGCGGGAGTTTGAACAAATGGAGATGCAATATTTTGTAAAGCCAGGAACTGAGTTGGAATGGTTTGAAATCTGGAAAGAAAAGCGCATGGCATGGCACAGATCTTTAGGAATGGGAGATGAGAACTACCGTTTTCACGATCATGAAAAAATGGCGCACTATGCCAATGCAGCGACTGATATTGAATTTGATTTTCCATTTGGTTTTAAAGAACTAGAAGGAATTCACTCTCGTACTGATTTTGACCTGAAAGCTCATGAAGAACACAGCGGTAAAAAGCTGCAATTCTTTGATCACGAAGAAAACAAAAATTATGTTCCTTACGTATTAGAAACTTCTATTGGTTTGGACAGAATGTTTTTAGCGGTTTTTTCTAATTCTCTACAAGATGAGAAATTGGAAGATGGCAGTGAGCGTACGGTTTTAAAATTACCAGCAGTTCTCGCTCCAATAAAAGCAGCGATTTTGCCTTTATTGAAAAAAGACGGACTTCCAGAAATAGCAAACGAGATCATAGACGAATTGAAATGGTCTATAAAAGTGCAGTATGATGAGAAGGACGCGATAGGGAGACGTTACAGAAGGCAGGATGCTAATGGTACACCTTATTGTGTAACTGTTGACCACGACACTAAAGAAGATCATGCGGTAACCGTAAGAGATCGCGATACGATGACACAAGAACGTGTGGCTATTAAAGAACTAAAGAACTACCTAGAATCTCGTGTAAGCATGAGTACTTGGTTGCGTAAGATTTAA
- a CDS encoding thioredoxin family protein, with protein MKTVLFIILGCLFPLVTVAQKSSTVKNYSFEELDLVFEQEDKPAVIFLHTQWCKYCKAMIEDTFTDKKVTAIMNQNFYYVPFDAESKEDVIFKNVKFSYKPTGHRTGIHEIAQELLSQNEDKSYPVLVLINKDLEILYQYSGFLDEQEVTKILTQFI; from the coding sequence ATGAAAACTGTTTTATTTATCATATTAGGTTGTTTGTTTCCATTAGTAACGGTTGCCCAAAAAAGCAGCACTGTAAAAAACTATAGTTTTGAAGAACTGGATTTAGTATTTGAGCAAGAAGATAAACCAGCTGTTATTTTTTTACACACACAATGGTGTAAATACTGTAAAGCAATGATAGAAGACACCTTTACAGATAAAAAAGTAACAGCAATAATGAATCAGAATTTCTATTACGTCCCTTTTGATGCAGAAAGTAAAGAAGATGTAATTTTTAAAAATGTAAAATTTAGTTACAAACCTACTGGTCATAGAACTGGAATCCACGAAATAGCTCAAGAGTTGTTAAGTCAAAACGAAGACAAATCATACCCAGTACTTGTACTTATAAATAAAGACCTTGAGATACTTTACCAGTATTCAGGGTTTTTAGATGAACAGGAAGTCACTAAAATATTAACCCAATTTATTTAA
- a CDS encoding enoyl-CoA hydratase/isomerase family protein, protein MNNILVATENKITTITINRPNKLNALNKETIEELSLAISAAEEDVDTRVILLTGSGEKAFVAGADISEFANYSPEEGKRLAGKGQESLFDAIENCSTPVIAAVNGFALGGGLELAMAAHFRVASDNAKLGLPEVSLGVIPGYGGTQRLPQLVGKGRAMEMIMTAGMIDAATAHSYGLVNHVVTLEELIPTCEKLASKIMRNSPMALSAAIDAVNAGYIDGTDGYQVEIDNFGSCFGTNEFVEGTTAFLEKRKAEFN, encoded by the coding sequence ATGAACAATATTCTAGTTGCTACCGAAAATAAAATAACTACGATTACTATTAATAGACCTAATAAACTCAATGCACTCAACAAAGAGACCATTGAAGAGTTAAGCCTTGCTATTTCTGCAGCCGAAGAAGATGTAGATACGCGAGTAATCCTACTGACAGGAAGTGGAGAAAAAGCATTTGTAGCCGGAGCAGACATCTCAGAGTTTGCTAATTACTCTCCTGAGGAAGGAAAAAGACTGGCTGGAAAAGGACAAGAATCGCTTTTTGATGCGATAGAAAATTGCTCTACTCCAGTGATTGCAGCTGTTAACGGTTTTGCGCTAGGTGGCGGACTTGAATTAGCTATGGCGGCACATTTTAGAGTGGCAAGCGACAATGCAAAACTCGGACTTCCAGAAGTATCCTTAGGCGTGATTCCAGGTTATGGAGGTACGCAACGTCTACCTCAACTGGTAGGAAAAGGTCGCGCTATGGAAATGATCATGACCGCAGGAATGATAGACGCTGCAACAGCCCATTCTTACGGACTGGTGAATCATGTGGTAACCTTAGAAGAGCTGATCCCAACCTGTGAAAAACTAGCTTCTAAAATCATGAGAAATAGTCCAATGGCCCTAAGCGCTGCCATAGACGCGGTAAACGCTGGTTATATAGATGGTACCGATGGGTATCAAGTAGAGATCGATAACTTCGGCTCTTGTTTTGGAACCAATGAGTTTGTAGAGGGAACTACAGCATTTTTAGAAAAACGTAAGGCAGAATTCAATTAA
- a CDS encoding metal ABC transporter permease encodes MNSELAVILIACLTSVACAIPGVFLVLRKMALISDAISHSILPGIVIGFFITEDLASPWLILLAAFSGIITVVLVEAIQKTGLVKEDTAIGLVFPALFSIGVLLISVYASDIHLDADAVLVGRLEYAAFDQLMIGNESYGPKSMWTISTTLLITLALLFAFYKELKLSTFDIGLSSALGFSPVVMHYGLMSIASVTTVVSFDAVGAILVVALMIAPAASAYLLTTDLNKMILLSVLFGIVSAIGGYYFAVWLDASISGSITTVLGLIFLLVYLFAPSMGLIAVLFRHKRQRIEVSLLTFLLHLNNHDSEEERRVGHLQEHINWGKVRSKTVLDLAENNNMISVQNQVVFLTKKGLEFTEKALDYIITNKDEKIEDMKNDFFLFRG; translated from the coding sequence ATGAATTCAGAGCTAGCCGTTATATTGATAGCATGTCTTACTTCGGTTGCATGTGCTATACCTGGAGTATTTCTAGTATTGCGTAAAATGGCGTTGATAAGTGATGCGATCAGCCATTCTATACTACCTGGGATAGTCATTGGTTTTTTTATCACAGAAGACCTTGCTTCACCTTGGTTGATCTTGTTAGCTGCCTTTAGCGGGATTATAACCGTTGTTCTTGTAGAAGCCATACAGAAAACAGGATTGGTAAAAGAGGATACAGCCATAGGACTTGTTTTTCCAGCTTTGTTCAGTATTGGAGTGTTGTTGATCTCTGTTTATGCAAGCGATATTCATCTGGATGCAGACGCTGTCCTTGTAGGAAGGCTAGAGTACGCTGCTTTTGATCAATTGATGATTGGGAATGAGAGCTATGGGCCCAAAAGTATGTGGACTATTTCTACTACTTTATTGATCACCTTAGCATTGCTTTTTGCTTTTTATAAAGAATTAAAACTAAGTACGTTTGATATAGGTCTATCCTCTGCTTTAGGCTTTTCTCCTGTTGTTATGCATTACGGATTGATGAGTATAGCTTCGGTAACTACAGTGGTTTCTTTTGATGCCGTTGGAGCTATTTTGGTAGTTGCCTTGATGATTGCACCAGCCGCCTCTGCCTATTTGTTGACTACAGATTTAAATAAAATGATTCTATTATCTGTACTGTTCGGAATTGTGAGCGCTATAGGGGGATATTATTTTGCCGTATGGCTGGACGCTTCCATAAGTGGATCTATTACTACGGTTTTAGGATTGATATTTTTGCTGGTATATCTTTTTGCTCCTTCTATGGGATTGATCGCAGTACTCTTCCGACACAAAAGGCAGCGTATTGAAGTTTCCCTACTGACGTTTTTACTTCACTTGAACAATCATGATAGTGAAGAAGAAAGGAGAGTAGGTCATTTACAAGAACATATCAACTGGGGCAAAGTGCGGTCTAAAACCGTTTTAGATTTAGCTGAAAACAACAACATGATTAGCGTTCAGAACCAAGTCGTTTTTCTTACTAAAAAAGGATTGGAATTCACAGAAAAAGCACTGGATTATATCATTACTAACAAGGATGAAAAAATCGAGGATATGAAAAACGATTTCTTTTTGTTTAGAGGATAG
- a CDS encoding ComF family protein encodes MKELFFARADVQTATSLFYYEKIGVVQQLIHQLKYQGREEVSAFLGKWLAAALQNDPAFQEIDLVIPVPVHPKRRAKRGYNQVDGFGKELAIALGARFRESVLIKSRNTINQAQLGQVKRSDETQSPYKLMEQIAPGTHVLLVDDVITTGTTLALCAKELHKNPGIQLSIATMAVSV; translated from the coding sequence GTGAAAGAACTCTTCTTTGCTCGCGCTGATGTACAAACGGCCACCAGCTTGTTTTATTATGAAAAAATAGGTGTCGTACAGCAATTAATCCATCAATTGAAATACCAAGGACGGGAAGAAGTCAGTGCATTTTTAGGTAAGTGGCTGGCTGCAGCACTACAAAACGATCCGGCTTTTCAAGAAATAGACTTGGTGATTCCAGTACCCGTGCATCCTAAACGACGTGCAAAAAGGGGCTATAATCAAGTAGATGGTTTTGGAAAAGAACTAGCAATTGCATTGGGGGCACGCTTTCGCGAAAGCGTGCTCATCAAAAGCCGCAACACGATCAACCAAGCTCAGCTAGGGCAGGTAAAACGCAGTGACGAGACGCAATCGCCCTATAAACTTATGGAACAAATTGCTCCTGGAACACATGTTCTTCTTGTAGACGATGTGATTACTACAGGAACAACGCTGGCGCTCTGCGCTAAAGAGTTGCACAAAAATCCAGGTATTCAACTGTCCATTGCCACTATGGCGGTATCCGTTTAA
- a CDS encoding outer membrane beta-barrel protein: MKRLLLIALLFSGIFSSAQISFKPGFFIENSGSRVDCIIKDTGSAQTPDLFKYKLNESGDILTVNSSDIIEIEVFNRFKYLKRTVDLDRSKTTSNISSLDENSQPNFNKENLLLKVLVEGEASLYKFEEGNVLKYFLKVGDAEITQLVYKRFRTAGGVGTNDEFKKQLYDSLKCEDLAPKKFQRIDYYQSDITDLVISYNECKNESYINYSEMGGKGIFKLNLRPGINFSKLDSKNSFGNLELDFDNETSFRIGTELEYISPINNYKWSIFVEPTYQQYQTEYEVNTRPDSAFPDFVTGTVDYSSIELPIGLRHYLHLNENSKLFLNAGYMLDFVLKEDVDFENSAVDFVIESKGNLFFGFGYKFQNKYSVEFRFNTPKTTTGESSSWKTDYSTTSIIFGYSIF; encoded by the coding sequence ATGAAACGACTTCTTTTAATTGCACTATTATTTTCAGGTATTTTTTCCTCTGCCCAAATCAGTTTTAAACCAGGTTTCTTTATAGAAAATTCTGGCAGCAGGGTTGATTGTATTATTAAAGATACTGGAAGTGCCCAAACCCCAGATCTATTTAAATATAAACTCAATGAGTCTGGTGATATTTTGACTGTTAATTCATCGGATATTATAGAAATAGAGGTTTTTAATAGGTTCAAATACCTAAAAAGGACGGTTGATCTTGATAGATCAAAAACAACTTCAAACATTTCTTCCTTAGATGAAAATAGTCAACCGAATTTTAACAAAGAGAATCTGTTATTAAAGGTATTAGTAGAAGGTGAAGCATCCCTTTACAAGTTTGAAGAAGGTAATGTTTTAAAATATTTTCTAAAGGTTGGCGACGCCGAAATAACACAGCTTGTTTATAAAAGGTTCCGAACGGCAGGTGGAGTTGGAACTAACGATGAATTTAAGAAACAACTCTATGATAGTCTAAAATGTGAAGATCTAGCTCCTAAGAAATTCCAAAGAATCGACTATTACCAATCCGATATTACAGATTTGGTCATTAGTTACAACGAGTGCAAAAACGAGTCCTATATTAACTATAGTGAAATGGGTGGCAAGGGCATATTTAAGCTTAACTTAAGACCTGGTATCAATTTCTCAAAGCTCGACTCCAAAAACTCATTTGGCAATTTAGAGCTTGACTTTGACAACGAAACTAGTTTTAGAATTGGAACTGAATTAGAATATATTTCTCCGATCAACAATTATAAGTGGTCTATTTTTGTAGAACCCACGTACCAGCAATATCAAACTGAGTATGAAGTAAATACCAGACCTGATTCAGCTTTTCCTGACTTCGTAACTGGAACCGTAGACTACAGCTCTATAGAACTACCTATAGGTTTAAGACATTACCTTCATTTAAATGAAAATTCAAAATTATTTCTTAACGCTGGTTATATGCTAGATTTTGTCTTAAAAGAAGATGTGGATTTTGAAAACAGTGCCGTGGATTTCGTTATTGAATCAAAAGGTAATTTATTTTTTGGTTTTGGTTATAAATTTCAAAATAAGTATAGTGTAGAATTTAGATTTAATACTCCTAAAACTACAACGGGGGAATCGAGCTCATGGAAAACTGACTATTCCACTACATCTATCATATTTGGCTATTCGATATTCTAA
- a CDS encoding metal ABC transporter solute-binding protein, Zn/Mn family, translating to MKKIMCLLTVLLLISCGDKKEENGKLKVVTTTTMITDLVENIGGDLIEVNGLMGSGIDPHLYKASQGDFRKLDRADVIFYNGLHLEGKLVEVFEKMNEQAKTTIAISDGVAENTLIGSEYFASNYDPHIWFDLAYWNDISVYVTKRLSELDPENAAAFEVNRDVYLKKLKELKIDLDKKIAELPKEKRILVTAHDAFNYYGRTFDFEVVGLQGISTATEAGVKDVQRITEFIIENKIKAIFIESSVPRRTVEALQAAVNAQDHDVIIGGELFSDALGSAGTEEGTYIGMYKHNVNTIVNALK from the coding sequence ATGAAAAAAATAATGTGCCTCTTAACAGTATTATTACTGATAAGCTGCGGAGATAAAAAAGAAGAAAATGGCAAGCTCAAAGTTGTCACTACCACGACTATGATTACCGATCTCGTGGAGAATATAGGGGGCGATTTGATTGAAGTAAATGGACTGATGGGCAGCGGTATAGATCCGCATTTGTACAAAGCCAGTCAGGGGGATTTTAGAAAACTCGATCGAGCAGATGTCATTTTTTATAATGGTTTACACCTAGAAGGCAAGCTGGTTGAGGTTTTTGAAAAAATGAACGAACAAGCAAAAACAACCATTGCTATAAGCGACGGAGTAGCAGAAAACACACTAATAGGCAGCGAGTATTTTGCAAGCAATTACGACCCACACATATGGTTTGATTTAGCTTACTGGAACGATATTAGCGTGTATGTAACTAAAAGACTTTCAGAATTAGACCCAGAAAATGCAGCAGCTTTTGAAGTAAATAGAGATGTTTATTTAAAGAAATTAAAAGAGCTCAAAATAGATCTGGACAAAAAGATAGCAGAGTTGCCTAAAGAAAAAAGAATTCTCGTTACAGCTCACGATGCTTTTAATTATTACGGGAGAACCTTTGACTTTGAAGTAGTAGGGCTCCAAGGAATCTCTACAGCAACAGAAGCTGGGGTAAAAGATGTACAGCGCATTACTGAATTCATTATAGAGAATAAAATTAAAGCTATTTTTATTGAAAGTAGTGTTCCCAGACGTACGGTAGAAGCTTTACAAGCGGCTGTAAACGCACAGGATCATGACGTTATCATAGGTGGCGAGTTGTTTAGCGATGCGTTAGGAAGTGCCGGAACAGAAGAAGGAACCTATATTGGAATGTATAAACACAATGTGAACACAATTGTAAACGCACTTAAATAA
- a CDS encoding CvpA family protein, whose translation MNWLDIVICIVLLIGLYKGYLNGFFVELTSLIALIAAIYGSIYFSNFAGDWLREQVEWDDVYITIASFIVTFLVIIFVITYVGKLITKVIKTVQLSFINKIAGAAFGLVKMGFLASVILMFINSASGEFHIIGKDIRENSIVYEHIAPLAPFLLPKILEEADRVDRQLRADDLEDMDADQEDLEQPQDSTGFSFF comes from the coding sequence ATGAATTGGTTAGATATAGTTATTTGCATTGTTTTATTAATAGGTCTTTACAAAGGATACCTGAATGGTTTTTTTGTGGAGTTAACTTCTTTAATTGCTCTTATAGCTGCTATATACGGCTCTATTTATTTTTCAAATTTTGCAGGTGATTGGTTGCGGGAACAGGTAGAGTGGGATGATGTTTATATTACTATCGCCAGCTTTATAGTGACCTTCCTGGTGATTATTTTTGTCATTACCTATGTGGGTAAGCTGATTACCAAAGTGATAAAAACCGTCCAGCTTAGTTTTATTAATAAAATTGCAGGAGCAGCTTTTGGCCTTGTAAAAATGGGGTTTTTAGCTAGTGTGATCTTAATGTTTATCAATTCGGCTAGTGGAGAATTTCATATTATCGGAAAGGATATTAGGGAGAACAGTATTGTTTATGAGCACATCGCACCTCTTGCTCCCTTTTTACTTCCTAAAATCCTAGAAGAGGCAGATCGTGTGGACAGACAATTGCGTGCTGATGATCTTGAAGATATGGATGCAGATCAAGAAGACCTCGAGCAACCCCAAGACTCTACAGGGTTTAGTTTTTTCTAG
- a CDS encoding metal ABC transporter ATP-binding protein, whose product MGEKIAVAVDDLTVAYNYKPVLWDIDLSIPEGVLMAIVGPNGAGKSTLIKAILGIINPIAGSVSIYGKPYKKQRDKVAYVPQKGSVDWDFPTTGLDVVMMGTYGALGWIKRPGAKQKKQALEALEKVGMLAFKGRQISQLSGGQQQRIFLARALVQNAAIYFMDEPFQGVDATTEIAIINILKELRKAGKTVIVVHHDLQTVPEYFDWVTFLNVKHIATGPVKDIFNDDNLTKTYGINYKVAVQK is encoded by the coding sequence ATGGGAGAAAAAATTGCTGTTGCAGTAGATGACCTTACCGTAGCTTATAACTACAAGCCTGTACTTTGGGATATAGACCTTTCTATTCCAGAAGGCGTGTTGATGGCTATTGTAGGTCCTAACGGCGCAGGAAAATCGACTTTGATCAAGGCTATTCTTGGTATTATCAACCCGATTGCTGGATCTGTTTCTATTTATGGGAAACCTTATAAAAAGCAACGGGATAAGGTGGCGTATGTACCTCAAAAAGGCAGTGTAGATTGGGATTTTCCTACTACAGGTTTAGATGTAGTGATGATGGGAACTTACGGGGCACTGGGATGGATTAAAAGACCAGGGGCTAAGCAAAAAAAGCAAGCCCTAGAAGCATTGGAGAAGGTAGGGATGTTAGCCTTTAAAGGAAGGCAAATCTCACAACTTTCTGGTGGGCAGCAACAACGTATTTTTCTCGCAAGAGCATTGGTACAAAATGCAGCTATCTACTTTATGGACGAGCCATTTCAAGGAGTAGACGCGACTACTGAAATTGCGATTATCAATATTTTAAAGGAATTGCGAAAAGCTGGAAAAACAGTCATCGTTGTGCATCACGATTTACAAACAGTACCCGAATATTTTGATTGGGTGACTTTCTTAAATGTAAAACACATTGCCACTGGTCCAGTAAAAGATATTTTTAATGATGATAACTTGACCAAAACCTATGGGATCAATTATAAAGTGGCGGTTCAAAAATAG
- a CDS encoding metal ABC transporter permease, with amino-acid sequence MELTDFFTDYTLRTITLGTAVLGAICGMLGSFAVLRKQSLLGDAISHAALPGIALAFLFTGLKDSNVLLLGALISGLIGTVWIRGIVTKTHLKTDTALGLILSLFFGFGELVLSYLKKQPDANQAGLDKYLFGQAATLVESDVMVMVIVTGISLAVMLLFWKEFKLLLFDKNYASTLGFNTRFIDGLISFFIVLAIVIGLQTVGVVLMSAMLLAPAAAARQWTNSLGMMVLLAAVFGMFSGVFGTAISATYNNLSTGPVIVLVAAVFVAFSFIFSPGRGVLFKQIRLIRNRRDLELKKTLYFMYGIVEKHEDISRPHAIRILNSFQGFTKGTLRALADKNWIEIQGQDWSLTEEGFETAQNLYNTNIPES; translated from the coding sequence ATGGAACTAACAGATTTCTTTACCGATTATACCCTACGCACCATTACACTGGGAACAGCAGTTTTGGGAGCTATTTGTGGTATGTTAGGAAGTTTTGCGGTATTGAGAAAGCAAAGCCTTTTAGGAGATGCTATTTCTCATGCAGCCTTACCTGGAATTGCACTAGCGTTTTTGTTTACCGGTCTTAAAGATTCTAACGTTTTGCTTTTAGGAGCACTTATCAGCGGTTTAATAGGTACCGTTTGGATACGCGGAATCGTTACTAAAACACATTTAAAAACAGACACTGCCTTGGGATTGATCTTGAGTTTGTTCTTTGGGTTTGGTGAATTGGTGTTGAGTTATTTAAAAAAACAGCCAGATGCAAATCAGGCAGGGTTGGATAAATATTTGTTCGGTCAGGCAGCTACCTTAGTAGAAAGTGATGTGATGGTCATGGTTATTGTCACCGGAATTAGTCTTGCGGTGATGTTGTTGTTTTGGAAAGAATTTAAGTTGTTGCTGTTTGATAAAAATTATGCGTCTACATTAGGCTTTAACACCCGTTTTATAGACGGATTGATCAGTTTTTTTATTGTTCTTGCCATAGTGATAGGTTTGCAAACTGTAGGTGTTGTATTGATGAGCGCCATGTTGCTCGCTCCTGCTGCAGCCGCAAGACAATGGACCAATAGCCTTGGTATGATGGTGCTGCTAGCAGCCGTTTTTGGTATGTTTTCAGGAGTTTTTGGAACAGCCATAAGTGCCACTTATAACAACCTATCAACAGGCCCAGTAATTGTGTTAGTCGCGGCGGTTTTTGTAGCTTTTTCTTTTATTTTTTCTCCGGGTCGTGGAGTTTTATTTAAACAAATACGATTGATTAGAAACCGTAGAGATTTAGAGCTTAAAAAAACACTGTATTTTATGTACGGTATCGTAGAGAAACACGAAGATATTTCCAGACCTCATGCTATTAGAATCCTGAACAGTTTTCAAGGTTTTACTAAAGGTACTTTACGGGCACTTGCCGATAAGAATTGGATAGAAATTCAAGGTCAGGACTGGTCTCTAACAGAAGAAGGGTTTGAAACGGCCCAAAACTTATACAATACTAATATTCCAGAGTCATGA
- a CDS encoding AraC family transcriptional regulator, with translation MENIAKGAAEITIIEDGFHIIRLKNDTAEKASFLHHVDSSFLQFHYCLKGNMQLAFNEGSYQLDLKEQNSYLLYNPSRDLPMNLNIGPQTWFISVLISIKKFHSLFSPDAQHVSFLSPENKDKKYYVDGKISPSMAVALHQLMNYNLNDTIKQLYFKGKSYELLSLYFNTEEEANIDACPFLADEENMRKIKRAKEIIIERMTDPPSLNDLSREIGLSLKKLKEGFKEVYGDTVYGFALDHKMDYARQLLDGGQHNVNEVGLKVGYSTGSHFISAFKKKYGTTPKKYISGK, from the coding sequence ATGGAAAATATCGCTAAAGGTGCTGCTGAAATTACGATTATAGAAGATGGATTTCACATCATTAGATTAAAAAATGACACTGCTGAAAAAGCCTCGTTTTTACATCATGTAGACAGTAGTTTTTTACAATTTCACTATTGTCTTAAAGGAAATATGCAACTGGCTTTTAATGAAGGTAGTTATCAACTGGATTTAAAGGAACAAAACTCGTATTTACTATACAATCCTTCGAGAGATTTACCTATGAATCTGAATATCGGTCCACAAACTTGGTTCATTTCTGTGCTGATTTCTATCAAGAAATTTCACTCTCTTTTTTCTCCAGACGCACAACACGTAAGCTTTTTAAGTCCTGAGAATAAGGATAAAAAATACTATGTTGATGGTAAAATATCGCCATCTATGGCGGTAGCACTGCACCAACTCATGAATTACAACCTCAACGATACCATCAAACAATTGTATTTTAAAGGAAAGTCTTATGAATTGCTCTCCCTCTATTTTAATACTGAGGAAGAAGCAAATATAGATGCCTGCCCGTTTCTAGCCGACGAAGAAAACATGCGCAAGATCAAACGAGCTAAAGAAATTATCATCGAGCGCATGACTGATCCTCCTTCCCTTAACGATCTCTCGCGAGAAATAGGTTTATCACTTAAAAAACTTAAAGAGGGTTTTAAAGAGGTTTATGGAGATACGGTTTATGGTTTTGCCCTAGACCATAAAATGGATTATGCGCGACAGCTGCTCGACGGTGGCCAGCACAATGTCAACGAAGTGGGTTTAAAAGTAGGCTACAGCACAGGAAGTCATTTTATCAGTGCCTTTAAAAAGAAGTATGGAACAACTCCTAAAAAGTATATCTCTGGGAAGTAG